TGGCTGTGCTTAAGATTTTTATGATTTCAAAGCGTTTAGTCGCTGACCGAGGCCTACATGGCTGTATTGTAACTGCATCTCCAACATTACAATTTAAATCATCTTGAACCATATAGTTTTGATATTGGGTGACATACTTTTTCACCACTGGATGgaacttttcttttgcaacCCGCACTTTCGCTGTTTTTGGCATTGCACGAGAAATCACGATTCCCACATAATTTAGCTTCATTCTTCAGAGTAATTTTAGGATTAAACAAGAAAAGTAAGTAAGTCTAATCCTTTAAATACCCACAATAACTAAGTTATCAATGCGCACCGTTTTAGCAGTAGAGAGTTTTGACATTGCCCTATTTACAAATGTGCAATGAAGCGGCGTCTTTTCCcttataattatttaacatAAATAAGCTTTCCTTAAGTCAATTAATGATAATATATAAATGTGATAAACAACATAACGAGGATCGGAAAAGTATgtgtattttattttaaagtaCTTTATGGTAGGGTGACTTTGTAGAGAAGAAGAACGAGGGTTATTGACACTGTGTTTTCGCCATGTTTGACGACCCATCTAAGAGACTGACATATTTTGAATATGCTGTCGGTGTTCTTTTATGTTCATGGCCTGTTATGAAACAGGctgttgaagaagaatggGCCGATGTCGATACCGCCGATAAACGAGACTGGATGGCAGGAGTTTTAGTTGATTATATTACAGTTACGAGCGATGTGGAAGCATGGGACGTTGAAGAATTGATTCTTCAAGTCCTGCAGGATGAATTCAATGTTGGTTCAATAGAAGACGACTCACCCTATATCGTAAGTATTCACCAATACTAAATTAggtaaagatttttttcaaacaagAAAGAACGTAACAAGCTTGCTTGAGACTGAAGATtcgtatatatatattggcaccgaaaaaatgatttaagTTTGAGGACGAAATATTGGAATATTAGTCAAAAGCTCGAGTTTATACACATATTGCGTTCTGTTGtctatattaaaaattttttacttctattagcatttaaaataattatcaAGTGATACGTCTATTAACAGTCTATTTAGTTGGCTCAAGATTTGGTTAATGTGTGGAAAGCTGCTTGCGAAGATAATTATGAACCTATTCGTGAAATCCATGAGCGTCTCGGAAAACAATTGCTTGAAAAGGAGgaaggaaaggaaaaaactAGAGAAGAGTCAAATCCTCCGGTATTGGTAGAAGACGAAACGATTGTTGATGCTGAGGATGGAGGAGCTGCTCAAAATCAGCAGGAAAAGCAGCAGGGACCCATTGTTGATGATGATGGATTCACCGTTGTCCAGAAAAGACGTCGTTAAAGAGGATGTACTATTCTTATATCTTTTGGTATCATTAAATGAGCATTATTGCTGGGAGCAATTggttttatcttttttgtattttgggggataataaaaattcaagttTTTGgtttgaaaattgaaaattggGATCGAAATAActcttatattttttaagccTTTGTAATCCGTGTCATAAGAAGATGTAGTTAAAAGTATAGAAGAACGTGATCCGCCAAAATACGAATACGAGTTAAATTGAGCAGCTTTTTCActtctcaaatttttaatacttgTTTTTTATGAGATTAGGCTGTAAATAGAGTGTATTTTAGTCATGCAGACGTAAAAAGGCGCAAAATACATTCTTTCATGAATCGAATGGTTGTACATAAATATGTATTATTTTACTAGTCATTGATCCTTTAAAACTCAACTGCAATTCTGGCTTTCGATCCATGTTTTCCTCCTCTTCAG
This region of Schizosaccharomyces pombe strain 972h- genome assembly, chromosome: II genomic DNA includes:
- the mrps17 gene encoding mitochondrial 37S ribosomal protein uS17m, with the protein product MKLNYVGIVISRAMPKTAKVRVAKEKFHPVVKKYVTQYQNYMVQDDLNCNVGDAVTIQPCRPRSATKRFEIIKILSTANRMSPASEISKE
- the tsr2 gene encoding rRNA processing protein Tsr2, which codes for MFDDPSKRLTYFEYAVGVLLCSWPVMKQAVEEEWADVDTADKRDWMAGVLVDYITVTSDVEAWDVEELILQVLQDEFNVGSIEDDSPYILAQDLVNVWKAACEDNYEPIREIHERLGKQLLEKEEGKEKTREESNPPVLVEDETIVDAEDGGAAQNQQEKQQGPIVDDDGFTVVQKRRR